In Streptomyces venezuelae, the sequence GACGACCTTCGCGGAGCACGGTGTCTCGATCGACACCGTCCGCCAGCAGGGCAAGGACGGCGAGGCCTCCCTCGTCGTCGTCACTCACCGCGCACCCGACGCCGCCCTCTCCGGGACCGTCGAGGCGCTGCGGAAGCTGGACACCGTCCGCGGTGTCGCCAGCATCATGCGTGTTGAAGGGGAGTAAGGACCCATGAGCAGCAATCGCACCCACCAGTGGCGCGGCATCATCGAGGAGTACCGGGACCGCCTGCCGGTGACGGACACGACTCCCGTGGTGACGCTCCGCGAGGGCGGCACTCCCCTCGTCCCCGCCCAGGTGCTCTCCGAGCGCACCGGATGCGAGGTGCACCTGAAGGTCGAGGGGGCGAACCCCACCGGGTCCTTCAAGGACCGCGGCATGACCATGGCGATCACCAGGGCCAAGGAGGAGGGTGCGAAGGCGGTCATCTGCGCCTCCACCGGCAACACCTCCGCCTCCGCCGCCGCGTACGCGGTGCGCGCCGGGATGGTCTCTGCGGTGCTGGTGCCCCGCGGCAAGATCGCGCTCGGCAAGATGGGCCAGGCGCTGGTGCACGGCGCCAAGATCCTGCAGGTGGACGGCAACTTCGACGACTGCCTGAACCTGGCCCGCGCGCTCTCCAACAACTACCCGGTCGCGCTGGTCAATTCGGTCAACCCGGTGCGTATCGAGGGTCAGAAGACGGCCGCGTTCGAGATCGTCGACGCGCTCGGCGACGCACCCGACATCCACGTGCTGCCGGTCGGCAACGCGGGCAACATCACCGCGTACTGGAAGGGGTTCAAGGAGTACAAGGCCGACGGCCTGTCCACCCGTACGCCCCGCGTGTGGGGTTTCCAGGCCTCGGGTTCCGCGCCCATCGTGCGTGGCGAGGTCGTCAAGGAGCCGCACACCATCGCCACCGCGATCCGGATCGGCAACCCGGCCTCCTGGGACTACGCGCTGGCCGCGCGGGACGAGTCGGGCGGCTTCATCGACGAGGTGACGGACCGCCAGATCCTGGCCGCCTACCGGCTGTTGGCCTCCCAGGAGGGCGTCTTCGTCGAGCCCGCCTCGGCCGCCTCGGTGGCCGGTCTGCTCAAGGCCGCCGAGCTGGGCCTGGTCGACCCCGGTCAGAAGATCGTGTGCACCGTCACCGGCAACGGCCTGAAGGACCCCGACTGGGCGATCGCCGGCGCTCCGCAGCCGGTCACCGTTCCGGTGGACGCCGAAGCCGCCGCCGCGCGCCTCGGCCTGGTCTGAGGAAGGCGCCGCAGTACCGCGTGAGCCGGGTTCCGGAGGGCTCGTGAGGGTCCGCAGGGGCCTTCCTGAGATCCTTCGGAACCCGGCAACTCACCCCGTACGACGACAAAAATACGGCTGAAGTCGGTCGAATTCGGTCGAAGTCCGCGACACGCATCGTGCGCCTCCCGTGCGCCCTATGTCGCGAGAGAACCTTCCTTCGATACGCTGTACCTACATCCGCCACCGCGCATATGACTGCGGTGCTGCCCCGAGGGCCTTCGGGTGTCGTACGTTCTCCAGTACATTCGCAGCGAGCCAGCGAAGAGCGAAGATCTCGCACAGTCACAAGGAGTGTCATCGGACGATGGCCGGTCCAGCGTTCCGCGCCGCCGCCGTACGGGTGCGCGTCCCCGCCAGCAGTGCCAATCTCGGCCCGGGCTTCGACGCCCTGGGTCTGGCCCTGGGGCTCTACGACGACGTAGTCGTCCGGGTGGCCGACTCCGGCCTGAACATCGACATCGCGGGTGAGGGCGCCGACACCCTCCCGCGGGACGAGAGCCACCTGCTCGTACGCTCCATGCGCACCGCCTTCGACCTGCTGGGCGGCCAGCCGCGCGGCCTGGAGGTCGTCTGCGCGAACCGCATCCCGCACGGCCGCGGCCTCGGCTCCTCCTCCGCCGCCATCTGCGCCGGCATCGTCGCCGCCCGCGCCGTGACCATAGGCGGCGAGGCCAAGCTCGACGACGCGGCGCTGCTGGAGCTCGCCACCGAGATCGAGGGCCACCCCGACAACGTCGCCGCCTGTCTGCTCGGCGGATTCACCCTCGCCTGGATGGACGGCGGCAGCGCCAAGGCCATCCGGATGGAGCCCGCCGAATCCATCGTTCCGGTGGTCTTCGTACCTTCCCGGCCCGTCCTCACGGAGACGGCGCGCGGCCTGCTGCCGCGCACCGTCCCGCACGTGGACGCGGCCGTCAACGCGGGCCGCGCGGGCCTGCTCGTGGAAGCCCTGACCAGGCGTCCCGAGCTGCTCCTGCCGGCCACCGAAGACCGGCTCCACCAGGAGTACCGGTCCCCGGCGATGCCCGAGAGCGTGGCACTCGTCAACAGGCTGCGGGCGGACGGGATCCCCGCGGTCATCTCCGGCGCGGGACCCACGGTCCTCGCGCTGGTCGACAACGGCGCGGCCGACAAGGTCGCGCAGCTCGCGGGTGACGGGTGGGCGGCCAACCGGCTCGCACTCGACACCGCGGGCGCGAGCGTGCTTCCGCTGGGCACCCAGGGCGGCTAGACCCGCATTCCCGGGCAGCACAGCCGGTCAGGGGCGGGCGGTCAGGGCAGGCCGCCCGCACGGAAGGGCGCGATTGCCGGTGATTGAGAGGGGGAATATCTATTGGATCCGGTAGTGTTAGTCTCAAGTGCGCATCGGAAGCCGTCATGGCTCGGTGCTCAGTGTCCCCATCCGGGACCACATTTCTTCCGGGAGCCTCCCCGACTGCTTTGATCACTTCCAGCAGTTTCGAGCACGCTCCGGAATCGGCGTGACATTCCCACGCTTTCAGCTCGGGGGCTTCTCGCCGGAACCAGCCATGCACGTTTCTTCCGCCGTATTTCTACCGGCGGACCACCGCCCCGGCACGGTCCACACCTAGGACCGTTGTCGGACAGCACAACCGGTCGCCGAGCCAGACAGGCCGACGTCCGCTCCAGGGAAGGACCCTTCGTGAGCGACACCACCGATCTGATGGGCGCTGCCGACACCTCTGTCGACACCAGCGCCCCCGCCGCGGGCGCCGCACCCAAGCGTCGACGCACCGGCACCGGCCTTGACGGCATGGTCCTGGCCGAGCTGCAGCAGGTCGCGTCGGGCCTCGGGATCAGGGGCACCGCGCGGATGCGCAAGAGCCAGCTGATCGAGGTCATCAAGGAGGCGCAGGCGGGCAGCGGTGCCCCCAAGGCCGCCGCCTCCACTGCCGCAGACACCGCCGAGGCCAAGCCGAAGCGCCGTGCCACCAGCAAGGCCCGCACGGGTGAGGCCGCCGCCGAGGCGCCCGCCGAGAAGCCCGCCGCGCAGGCGCAGATCGAGATCCCGGGCCAGCCGGCCTCCGACGACGCCCCGGCCGGCGAGCGCCGCCGCCGTCGCGCCACGGCCCCGTCCGGCAGCCCGGAGGCCTCGGCCCCCGTCGCCGTACAGGTCGAGCAGAAGACCGAGACCGCGCCCGCCGCCACCGCTCCCTCCGAGGCCAAGGCCGAAGCCGCCACCGCGGTCTCCGCCGGC encodes:
- the thrC gene encoding threonine synthase, whose amino-acid sequence is MSSNRTHQWRGIIEEYRDRLPVTDTTPVVTLREGGTPLVPAQVLSERTGCEVHLKVEGANPTGSFKDRGMTMAITRAKEEGAKAVICASTGNTSASAAAYAVRAGMVSAVLVPRGKIALGKMGQALVHGAKILQVDGNFDDCLNLARALSNNYPVALVNSVNPVRIEGQKTAAFEIVDALGDAPDIHVLPVGNAGNITAYWKGFKEYKADGLSTRTPRVWGFQASGSAPIVRGEVVKEPHTIATAIRIGNPASWDYALAARDESGGFIDEVTDRQILAAYRLLASQEGVFVEPASAASVAGLLKAAELGLVDPGQKIVCTVTGNGLKDPDWAIAGAPQPVTVPVDAEAAAARLGLV
- the thrB gene encoding homoserine kinase, whose product is MAGPAFRAAAVRVRVPASSANLGPGFDALGLALGLYDDVVVRVADSGLNIDIAGEGADTLPRDESHLLVRSMRTAFDLLGGQPRGLEVVCANRIPHGRGLGSSSAAICAGIVAARAVTIGGEAKLDDAALLELATEIEGHPDNVAACLLGGFTLAWMDGGSAKAIRMEPAESIVPVVFVPSRPVLTETARGLLPRTVPHVDAAVNAGRAGLLVEALTRRPELLLPATEDRLHQEYRSPAMPESVALVNRLRADGIPAVISGAGPTVLALVDNGAADKVAQLAGDGWAANRLALDTAGASVLPLGTQGG